AACCCTGAGCTATAGTACTTCTTTAAAAGCCAGGCCCAGCTGCTGCCTTTGACAATCTCCCTTATCCCACTGGCTCCCTCATGTCCTTGGGTGCCTTGGGTGTTGAGCTGGAGGGGTCGGGTGGTCGTCTCAGGAAGCCATTAGGCCAGAAGCAGTAGGCAGGCCCTTTCCCAATAGCATAGCCAAGTTCTGactacctctcctttctctgtgccCTACCTTCCCCCAGTCCCAGCCATAATGCTAACACTGAGTAAGGCAGATGGGAAAATATAGTCAGAGGACTTGTCCCAAGACCTCATCTCTCCTTAGAGGAGTGGACTTCCTAAGCCCACATGTTACCCCCTCCAGGAGTCTGTTCACTCAGCTCTTGCCCAGATGACGTCCAGGTAAGGACTATGTCTTACTCTCTTGGAACTTGCAGCTCATGGCACAGAGCTGGGCAGGGTTGTTGTGCAGTTAGTATTTAATGAATGAGTAATGGGGAAATTGGCTGAGCATTTAGACCTCAGCCCGTGTGCAGTTTCCCCAGGGAGACTTGCCTTCATCCCCTTGCCCCAACAGATAATAATCATAATcactagcatttattgagcacttgtaTTTGCTGAAGCTGGGCTTTCATTCTCTCCTTTCAACCCCACTGGGAGATGGACCCTTTGAATGGTGGAGAGGTGAGACAGTGTCCACAGCCCAGACCAGCCCTTTTCCTTTATTGTGCTCCTCTGTTTTAAAGGCTTGGGGGACACCTGCTGAGGGTCTACCTCCCCAACTGCACTGCTTCAAGCAGGCAGGATACTCACCATCTTAACCTCATGccagcacatagtaggccctTGAAGAAGTTTATTTGCAtacattaatgaatgaatgagtggagaGATAGAGACCAGAGGATGGGAAGGGCCTTCTCCCCATCAGGGATCCAACTTTCCAAAAATAGTCTGATAAGAATAGGGAGCAGGGCCCAGGCATCCATCCAGTCAGTCCTTCGTGTGTTTGTACATAGTCCTGGAGTCACAACCGGTCACTCTGGGCACCAGCCCTGCCCGGAATGGAGGTGAAAACCAAAGCTCCTGGCTCAGACCAGGGTCCAGACTGGATTCTGGAGTCCCCAGAAGGTTCTGAAGGGACCTGAGCTGAACCTCAATGATCATaacccactctcctttctcttcccccaggGAAGATGGGCATCTGGGGCCTAAAAGTGTTTCATCCTACACCTTAACCTTTACAGGGGCCTATCTCTACAGGACCAGAATTCCTTTATATTTGGAGAATTGCCCTGAACTTAATCCTCATCAACTTTGGGGGGATTCTTCTCATCTTCCAAAGTCTATGTCTCTAGAGGGGGGCAGATGGGGACATACCCTCACCAGACCCAAAGTACTGCCTGGGCGCAGTCTGTGAGTGACAGATGCAAATATTCCTTCGGTGCCCCAGCgggctgctccccccccccactcccttgCTGGCCTCCCAGCCAGCTCTCTCCTTCCTTTATCTTATCAAAGCCCCCTAATTACAATTGCTATTTTGTTTCCTCGAATCTGCAATCAGAGCTCCCTGGCCCTGATGAGGGAGCGCCTGTCAACCTGATCGCTGAGTGACAGCCCGGCCACCTTTCCCGGTTGTCCCCACACTTcgcaaacacaaacacacacacacacacacacacacacacagtcgccttctacaaacacaaacacacactcctCACCAACACAAACAGCTTCTCTCCGCAAACACACCCTCGCAGGGACCCAAACACACACCTCCAGCCTCTTTCCAAACGCATCCAtctcccccagcccaccccaggtTCCTCAAATCCACACCAGCTTGCGCCAGCCACGGGGGCTACGACTGGCTCCATCGTGCGCCTCCTGCGCCCCAGGTTCAAAGCTCCGAGGACTCTGCCTACAGTTCAAATGCAAATCGTCGAGACTGCGTTAAGCAGTTAAGCACTTCGGACACCGTCTGGGAGTCGTCCCCCGTAACCCGCCCCGGATGGCAGGCTTGCCCTTCCTCCAGAGGTCTGTAGACCCTGGTGTTCACCTTCATTTCTCAGCGCTCTAGAGCCGGAGTGAATTGGCAGCGTTCCTACTGTGCGCTGAGGGTGCAGAAAAAGGGATCGAGGAGAGATGAGGGCgaggagggagaaaaaataattactagCCCTAACTGCGGGGCGCCTGGTGGGGCTGGGAAACTCCTGGAAGAAGGGGTAGATGTGGATTGGGTCCCCACTGTGGGCAGAAGCGCTGGCCAGGTACTCTCGGAGACCCAACAAGACAACAGTCAAGGCACAGCTGCGTcgtggcggtgggggtggggatgggggtggcgGGCAATATTAGGGCGCAGCCAAGCGCAGAGAGTAGCTGGGTTGGCCTTCTCCACCCGCATCCTGCCCCAGAGAAGACTTTTCCTAGCACCCAGCGACCTCCTGCACCTTCTAGTAATGCAGATGTGGAGGACTTGGGAGGTTATAGGCGAGAGGTAGGAAAGCGCTCTAATAGGAGCCCttccagtgaatgaatgaacgaacgaagTCAGCCTTAGTAGCTTATTCCCTCGCCTTCCTCCTAAACTTCGGGGACCCAGACCACTTATGGGGCACTTGGGCACGCCTAAAGAGGTGACATGGGGTAGCGGCCTCAGGCGGCTTCAACCTCACCCACTAGAGGGCGCCAGCTCCCCCTCCGTCTCTATCCGGTGCTGCGGGAAGGTGAACGCTCTTCAGCCCGGCTATCAACCCCCACCCTGGTTCCTGGTGGAAGAACTTCAGGAGAGTCCTCCTGGCAAGAAGGGGCCTGCGACCCTGATCACTGCAAAACAGAGGGATCATCTTCCTTTATCCTCaacttgaagaaaaagagaagttaaaaactGGACCTctttggccttggctgggtggttcagtggataaagcgtcctgGTGCACCGAGGTTGCAGATTCGACCCCCCTTTTGGGCACCtacaagcaatcagtgagtacacaactagatGGAAAAACTAAAtggaaggagttgatgcttctattaatggaaaaaaattttaaataaaaactgaacCTCTTTGCTCCTCACCAGAGACACCACAAGAGAGGAGGGATGTATCGAAGAGGGAGTGCTTTCCAGGGACATTCTCTCCAAGGTTTACCTCAGCTGGCCCAATACCAGCCCCTTCAGGTTATCTAAGGACCCCTCCTACTTGCTCCCTCATTTGTGGGAAGGAGTGGGCCTGGCCCCAGCAGGCACTGTTCTCTGTCCATCCTCAGCATGTCTGGCCCCAGGCTATCTCAGGAGGTaaccttttatttgtttgtttgtgggcactgagacacccccaccccatcaacaCAGCTGCTGAACTGCTGACCCCATAGTtggtcacagacacacacatcacATCAGGTATGTCCCTTTCTCTTCCTGACACAGTAGCAGCCAAGCCCCAAAACCACCTGATTACAGACATCAGAGACCCCAGaccaggcagtgtgtgtgtgggaggggagtATTGAGGTGGGGGGAAGAAACCCCTTAACCCAAGAGGCTGAATCCCAAGGGCTCCTCTCTGCCCCCATATGCCAGGCCACACGGATTCTGGTTTCCCTGTCACCCAATCTGGCCAGCCCCCTCCATCTGGCCCCTGGAATCAGGTTTCTAAGGGCCCAGACCAGCTCAAAGACAGCCTGCAAGACTGGAAGGAGGAGCAAAGACTGGCCTCCTCCCTACCCCGAGCCCCCTTATGGGGATAGAGATGCACATTCCTCGGGCTGCTTAAACTCCCTTATCTGCCCCCCTGCCCATCAGCCTGAGTGCTGACAGAGGCCCAGACCCCTTGTTTGGACTCTGATAACCTCCTGGGATGGCCCTCCCCCACATGTAGGGGCTTCGAATGGGCTTGATGTTGGGAGGTCCTCTTCTAACAAGGCAGTTTGGGCCTAGGCCTGGCCTGGGGATAGAAGGATGCTACATTTCCTCACCCTCCCCCAGGTCTGGGAACACCCTAGGTGCTGCCACAGTGCCACCTGGTGGTCTCTAGGGGAATGCCACCCCAGCAGGGAAAGAAGCCACACAAATGagttgcaaaaacaaacaaacaaacaaaaaaaaaacccaaaaaaactctACACCACTTTATTTCATCCTTTATGCAAAAATGTCAAAAGTGTTTAAAATGTATAGTTCTGAGCTTCAGATGGTGACCTGCAACTTCAAAGGCAAGTGGGGAGAGAGGATCAGGACAGTTCCTCCCACtcttggagaaaagggaagccccAGGCATAATACAGAATTAGAATACCAGGGCCCTATGGAGGATGGGACCCCCTTTCTTCTAGCACCAGCCCAAGACCGCTCCATCCCTCCTCTTCAATGAAGAAGACATTCAAAATTCTTGATACTTGTACAGCAACGTGATACATGGCATGTATGACAGGCAGCTAGCTGACCTAAGGAGAGCAAAGAGGGGATCAGCATCTAGGCCCTCACCTGTTCCTCCTACCCTCTCAGACTGCTGGgcacccctccctcccactcaCCAAGAGGGCTAGAGCTTGCCCCTCTGTTTCTTGGCAGGCAGGATGGGGCACAACGCAGTTTCCTCCTCCTCACTCCCCTCTTCTTCACTCTCTTCTTCCTCAGAAACATCATTGTTTACAGTAACTGGTGTACACACAAGTAGTAAagggaggaggaggttaaagCCAGATCTCCTTCAACCACATGTCATTTATTCATGCACTGTGGTGTTAGGCTTACAGGGCCCTGACCTCCCAGAGCTTATGGACTAGATGGGAAAACCTCAGATACTAAACTGGGTGACAAAGAGCCAAAAGATTACACATAACTGGAGCTGGGAAAGCTGGGACAGGTTCCATAAAGGCAGTAGGCACAAGTAGGACAGAAAGTGGAGGGCACATCGTGTATGGCAGCTACACTGGGAGATaaggctgggatgcggagaagAGTATGGAGTTGAGGGAGACCTGATGTAAAGTCCACTGGaagcagcctgacctggtggtggcgcagtggatagagcgtcggactgggatgcggaaggacccaggttcgagaccccaaggtcgccagcttgagtgcgggctcatctggtttgagcgaggctcaccagcttggacccaaggtcgctggctccagcaaggggttgttcggtctgctgaaggcccgcggtcaaggcacatgtgagaaagctatcaatgaacaactaaggtgttgcaacacgcaatgaaaaactaatgattgatgcttctcatctctctccgttcctgtctgtctttccctgtctatccctctctctgactcactctctgtctctgtataaataaataaataaataaaaattaaaaaaaaaaaaaaaaaagtccactggAAGCAAAGGATAGGACTCTCACCAATCTGGTGCCTCCCAGTAATCCGCACAGGACCAGAACCTGACTTCAGGCGGAAAGTTACAGGAGGCTGGAGCTGGAAGTCATCCAAACTGAGCTGGGGAGGAAGACAAGGATGAAAGCCTGGCCCATTCCTGTCCCCTCATCACCCAAGGTATGGCCAGGGAACTCACCATGGGTTGGCAGGACAATTTGAGGTTGGCCACAGGGACTGCAATCTCCTGCTGGTCATGATTCCGGGCCACAACTTCTACCACATTACATTCATCTTTGGCCCCCTCCGTGAGGCAGAGCTGGGAAGGGTACACAAGACCTTGCTTGGGGTCTCCCCAAGCAAGTGTTCACACCACAGTGGAGACAGCTACCCTAGAACTTGCCAAGTCTCAGGGGACCCTGAATTATTTGGCCAAGGGAACAAGCCATTAGGTTAGGGAGAGGTGACTCCCAGTAAAGGGGAGGTTGGGGCCTGGGTACAGGTAGAGGCCCACCAGTTGCCTGCtcttggagaaaagggaagctatTCACCACCAACCCCATTCCCCAGCCCTCACCATGGTCAAGGCCAGCACGTGCTCCGCATCATCTTCTTCCTCCACCTTGAAGGTGAAAGAGCGGGTGTGACCGGAAAGCTCACAGCCTGGAAGAATTAACAGTATAAGTGTACCTAGGTGTGAGTGTGCCTGTAGGTCGTGGGAAGGGGGGCGTCTCACCAAACCTCCATCACACACAGCCCTGGACTGACCACTTCTTCGGAACACCTGGAGCGCTCAACCCTGGGCCCCACCCCGCACATGTAGGGCGGGATCTCACCCCCACTTCCGCACTAGCCCCCTCCGTCTCTACCCACGTTGTGCACCCATCTGCATTTCTGTTGCTCAGGCTTTCCTCTTACCGCCCCTGAACTACCCTCATCCCCTCCTTtctcaataccaaaaaaaaagctgTCCATAGTGACTGGAGCCGGGGCCCGAACCCCGCCGACCCTGCCAGCCCGGACTCTCGTCTCCTGACTCAAAAACGCTAAAGCGGCGGCGGCGCTAGCGGCCATGCTGCGAGGGCGGCTTGGGAACTCCGCCCCCGACACGTACAAA
Above is a window of Saccopteryx bilineata isolate mSacBil1 chromosome 7, mSacBil1_pri_phased_curated, whole genome shotgun sequence DNA encoding:
- the NPM3 gene encoding nucleoplasmin-3 → MAASAAAALAFLSQETRVRAGRVGGVRAPAPVTMDSFFFGCELSGHTRSFTFKVEEEDDAEHVLALTMLCLTEGAKDECNVVEVVARNHDQQEIAVPVANLKLSCQPMLSLDDFQLQPPVTFRLKSGSGPVRITGRHQIVTVNNDVSEEEESEEEGSEEEETALCPILPAKKQRGKL